Below is a window of Planococcus rifietoensis DNA.
AATCGTCACATAAACGAGAACGCTGATGGCAAACAAGAACAAGGCCGATTGATAGCTGAGTCCTGTTAAAGACTCGATGAGCCGCGCGCCGCCGATCCACTGGGCCGCCATCGCGGAAAACAAGAAGATGATGATGCTAAGCGCCGATAACAACACAACAGCTGTGCTATTGTAACGGGCTTTGAGAAAATCGATCATCGTCACCGCGTTATAACGGCGGGCCATGATGGCGTATTTTTTCCCGAGAATCATCAGGACAAAATAACCGGTGACCACTTGTGTCATCGCGAGCAGCACCCAGCCAAAGCCCATCGTATAGGCGGTCCCTGGCCCCCCGAGGAAACTTGAAGCGCTGCCGTATGTCGCGACCATGGTCATCGCCAGGACAAAACCGCCAAGTTCACGCCCGCCAAGGAAATAATCACTGATGAAGTTTGAAGAACCGGCCAATTTTCTGCTCGACCAATAGCCGATGAAAAAGATAATGATCAAAAAAACGATCATGGGAATGAGGACTGAATAATTCATCGGCTCTCCTCCTGCTCTTCGTCAAATGGCACATCGACGAAGAAAAATTTGACGACGACCGTAACGAGCACGACCATAACCCAAAAGCCGACGACGCAGCTATAGAAAAACCAATCGGGCAAGCCGAATATGTATGTGTATTCTTCAACTGGCCGACTGCCGAGCCCATAGGCGAAAGCGAACCACCAGATAAAGTTGAAGAGCGCAAGGCCGAGGCCGATCCAGGCTTCCCGGTGCGCGACGCGGAAGCGCCAGTCTGTTTCTTTCATGGATATTCCACTCCGTTCAATGGCTGTAATGTGTTGTGTCTATCGTACACCAATGGCGGCCGTAAATTAAGCGCAAGTTTCGCCGGTGCTTTCGCTGCGGCTAATTACACAGCAAATTTTTGTACTTCCCCAAACTCTTTGCCATCAAAAAAACCTCCGGAAATCCCCGGAGGTTTTGCTTAGCGTGCCAATAAATATTCGATATAAGCGCGCCATTCGGTATTCTTCGCATAGTTAAAGTCCGGCGTGCGGCTTGGGAACGGCATGAAGAGCTTCGGCCGTCCCGGATAATCGTGGAGCTGTTCTTCATTGATGGTGATGTCCCCTGCTTCCATGCCGCTTGCGAGAACGACGCGGCCTTGTTGGCTAAAGGCGATTTCGACAGGAACAGCATTCGGACGGCCGTCAATGTTCAAAGTATAGGCAGTGCCCGTTGTGTCATCGTCATCGTAAACCCAGCCGTCGCGCAAGGCAATGGCGTCTTGTGCTTCATCCAAGGTAATTTCTGCGTTGACGTTGCTGCCATAAGGCATTTTGTCTTGCAAAGGCGTTTCAGGAGCGATGCGCACTTCATAAAACGCGATTGGGTTGTTTTGCTCGATGCGGCCAAGCTTCCGGTATGCTTCGAACCACTTGGATTCTTCAGCCGGGATTTCAGAAACGCTGCGGACCGTTCCAGGAATCGCACCTTCGATCCCTGGCGCCTGGATAAATACGCGGTCAGCTTGTTCCACTTCGTGCCATTCATCTTCCAATAGATATGTGACGAATTCCCGTTCGTTATTGTAGATCTCGATGCTAAGTGGTTCGGTGTCGCGGTTGATGCTCGCGACCGTCCCTTCGACCGGGCTGATGAGCGCCGGATTTTCTTGGCTTTGCGCGAGCTGCGCTTCCACGACCGCAAGTTCAGAATCAATGGCTGCCAGACGTTGCTGGGCTTGCGCGATGCCTGAAGCATACGAGCCGTCTTCAGGCACTTCCACGCCGACCGAGACGTTAACATCCATGCGCAGTTCCTGTTCCATGTCTTCGCCAAAACCCGGATAACTGGAGCTGTTATTCGAGTCTTCGGAGACGCTGCTGTCTTGCGATGCGCGCGCCTGTGTCAATTCCTGCAACGTGGACTGGACTTCACTGCGTTCTGCTTGAAGCGCACTTTGTTCCGATTGCCAAATGGCGCGCTGGTCTTCCGATTCGCTTTCATTCAAACGTGCCAGTTCAGCACCTGCCGTTACAGCATCGCCTTCTTTGACGAGCCATTGCTCAAGCGCTTCGTGGTCCTGGACATAGATTTCCATCGTATCCTGCGGCGCCGTCAAGGCTTCTTTCGGCAAAGTCTCGGTATATGTATGGGTATACG
It encodes the following:
- a CDS encoding YhdT family protein, which translates into the protein MKETDWRFRVAHREAWIGLGLALFNFIWWFAFAYGLGSRPVEEYTYIFGLPDWFFYSCVVGFWVMVVLVTVVVKFFFVDVPFDEEQEESR